In the Kaistella sp. 97-N-M2 genome, one interval contains:
- a CDS encoding CopD family protein, protein MLYTVIKAIHLIFMVSYFAGIFYLVRLFVYYKDTDEFEEVKKKVLREQYVFMARRLWNIITVPAGIIMLVSGLTMIFLNFGLMKTPWFHLKLTFLVGLALYHYWCWKRVLQLKSLDGDAMPLKNLKLRQANEIATFILFLVIFTVILKSLVIEYWWQLITGFVVLVVLIMGTVKLVNKRKS, encoded by the coding sequence ATGCTTTATACGGTTATCAAAGCCATTCACCTTATTTTTATGGTCAGTTACTTCGCGGGGATTTTCTATCTCGTGCGTTTGTTTGTATATTATAAGGATACGGACGAATTTGAGGAAGTAAAGAAAAAGGTGCTTCGCGAGCAGTATGTTTTTATGGCCCGAAGGCTCTGGAATATCATTACGGTGCCGGCGGGAATAATTATGCTCGTCAGCGGTCTAACGATGATTTTTTTAAATTTTGGATTGATGAAGACCCCTTGGTTCCATTTAAAACTCACATTTTTAGTAGGCCTTGCTCTGTATCATTACTGGTGCTGGAAAAGGGTTTTGCAGTTAAAAAGCCTTGACGGAGACGCAATGCCCCTGAAAAATCTTAAACTTCGTCAGGCAAATGAGATTGCGACGTTTATTTTGTTTCTTGTTATTTTTACAGTCATTTTAAAATCACTGGTCATCGAATACTGGTGGCAATTAATTACCGGATTTGTCGTTCTGGTTGTTTTAATTATGGGAACCGTGAAACTGGTGAACAAAAGAAAATCTTAA
- the atpB gene encoding F0F1 ATP synthase subunit A yields MLKRVVLVIGFLSTFSSTFAQHETKVISATETAVSHDASEKVASELSAPEEIKKENKNYIDHHLLDSHSFDIMVSKNDDGTENHIGFPLPVIFYDAANGFHAFMSSKFHHGEEVVESKGGHYALSHEKIYKTDANGTLTLDEEGHATNEKVFDLSITKSVLMILVTAFLLILIFVSIARGYKKSLVPTGAAKILEPVILFIRDDIAKPNIGANYKKYMSYLLTIFFFILFLNVFGLMPFGINVTGNIAITFALALLTFLITQFTANKNYWQHIFWMPGLPWPMKIVMMPIEIIGLFIKPFSLLIRLFANMSAGHIIVMSLIALIYYFQNVIAGIAFPFLTFVIYLLEVLVAFLQAYIFTMLSAVYFGMANEEHGHEGEEGMAH; encoded by the coding sequence ATGCTGAAAAGAGTAGTTCTTGTAATAGGTTTTTTATCGACATTTTCTTCAACGTTCGCTCAACACGAAACTAAGGTAATTTCTGCCACAGAAACCGCTGTTTCCCATGATGCTTCGGAAAAAGTAGCATCTGAGCTTTCCGCTCCGGAAGAAATTAAAAAAGAGAACAAAAATTACATCGATCATCACCTTTTAGACAGCCACAGTTTCGATATTATGGTGTCGAAAAATGATGACGGCACCGAAAATCATATCGGTTTCCCTCTTCCTGTTATTTTTTACGATGCAGCCAATGGTTTTCACGCTTTTATGAGCTCCAAATTTCACCACGGTGAAGAAGTGGTAGAAAGCAAAGGCGGACACTACGCGCTTTCTCACGAAAAAATTTATAAAACAGATGCAAACGGCACCTTGACTTTAGATGAAGAAGGACATGCCACGAATGAGAAGGTTTTCGATCTTTCAATTACCAAAAGTGTTTTGATGATTCTGGTAACTGCATTCCTGTTGATTTTGATTTTTGTCTCGATCGCAAGAGGTTACAAAAAATCTTTGGTCCCAACGGGCGCGGCAAAAATTTTAGAACCGGTAATTTTGTTTATCAGAGATGATATTGCGAAGCCAAACATTGGTGCGAACTACAAAAAATACATGAGTTATTTGTTGACCATCTTTTTCTTTATTTTATTCCTGAATGTTTTTGGATTAATGCCTTTCGGGATTAATGTTACAGGGAACATCGCGATCACATTCGCTTTGGCGCTTTTAACGTTTTTAATCACACAGTTTACAGCGAACAAAAATTATTGGCAGCACATCTTCTGGATGCCGGGATTGCCTTGGCCAATGAAAATTGTAATGATGCCGATTGAGATCATCGGACTGTTCATCAAACCTTTCTCCCTACTTATTCGTCTTTTCGCGAATATGTCTGCAGGTCACATTATCGTAATGAGTTTGATCGCTTTGATTTATTATTTCCAAAACGTAATTGCCGGAATTGCTTTTCCATTTTTAACCTTCGTTATTTATTTGCTGGAAGTTTTGGTAGCCTTTTTACAGGCTTATATTTTTACGATGCTATCTGCAGTATATTTCGGTATGGCTAATGAAGAGCACGGTCATGAAGGAGAAGAAGGTATGGCGCACTAA
- a CDS encoding PhoH family protein encodes MFELNYELNGIDAKTFYGVNNQYFNLLKSTFPTLKITGRDHHVFAAGNQETLDILQNKLNDLVSFISTNNAINLKDFESILKIKDETEKQLVFDQDIIVKGINGKIIKAKTSNLKKLVKATDTKDMVFAIGPAGTGKTYTSVALAVRALRDKEVKRIILTRPAVEAGESLGFLPGDLKEKLDPYMQPLYDALRDMIPHEKLEGFMEKRVIEVAPLAFMRGRTLDEAFVILDEAQNTTHAQMKMFLTRMGMNAKFIITGDPSQVDLPMRQKSGLQEAMRILKDVKEIGFVHLTEEDVVRHPVVRKIIESYNKEEQRMREE; translated from the coding sequence ATGTTTGAATTGAATTATGAATTGAATGGCATCGATGCCAAAACATTTTATGGCGTCAATAACCAATATTTTAACCTGCTGAAATCCACTTTTCCTACCTTGAAAATAACGGGTCGCGACCACCATGTCTTCGCTGCCGGCAACCAGGAAACCCTCGATATACTTCAGAATAAATTAAACGACCTCGTTAGTTTTATTTCCACTAATAATGCAATTAATTTAAAGGATTTTGAGAGCATTCTTAAGATTAAAGACGAAACTGAAAAACAGCTGGTTTTCGATCAGGATATCATCGTAAAAGGCATTAACGGAAAAATAATCAAAGCCAAAACCAGCAATCTGAAGAAGTTGGTAAAAGCAACAGACACGAAAGATATGGTCTTCGCCATCGGACCTGCGGGAACGGGTAAAACCTATACCAGCGTTGCTTTGGCGGTGCGGGCTTTGCGCGATAAAGAAGTAAAACGAATTATTTTAACCAGACCCGCCGTGGAAGCAGGGGAGAGTTTGGGTTTCTTGCCGGGAGACCTGAAAGAGAAGCTAGACCCGTATATGCAACCGCTTTATGATGCGCTTCGCGATATGATCCCGCACGAAAAACTGGAAGGTTTTATGGAGAAGAGGGTCATCGAAGTGGCGCCACTCGCCTTTATGAGAGGCCGGACTTTGGATGAGGCGTTCGTTATTTTAGATGAAGCCCAAAACACCACGCATGCACAGATGAAAATGTTTCTCACCAGAATGGGGATGAATGCCAAATTTATTATCACAGGAGATCCCAGCCAGGTTGATTTACCGATGCGCCAAAAATCCGGTTTGCAGGAAGCCATGCGGATTTTAAAGGATGTAAAAGAAATAGGCTTTGTTCACCTCACGGAAGAAGATGTCGTTCGGCATCCCGTAGTTCGAAAAATTATTGAATCCTATAATAAAGAGGAACAAAGAATGCGAGAAGAATGA
- the atpA gene encoding F0F1 ATP synthase subunit alpha — MAEINPAEVSAILKQQLANFDTQSNVEEVGTVLTIGDGIALVYGLENVQYGELVKFQSGIEGIVLNLAEDNVGVALLGESKLVKEGDTVNRTKRISSIKVGEGMLGRVVDTLGNPIDGKGPITGELYELPLERKAPGVIFRQPVTEPLQTGIVAIDSMIPIGRGQRELIIGDRQTGKTVVAIDTILNQREFYDAGEPVFCIYVAIGQKGSTVAQIVKTLTDKRAMAYTVVVAANASDPTPMQVYAPMAGAAIGEFFRDTGRPALIIYDDLSKQAVAYRELSLLLRRPPGREAYPGDVFYLHSRLLERAAKVIKDDTIAAQMNDLPEVLRPIVKGGGSLTALPIIETQAGDVSAYIPTNVISITDGQIFLETDLFNSGVRPAINVGISVSRVGGNAQIKAMKKVSGTLKLDQAQYKELEAFAKFGSDLDASTQAVISKGERNVEILKQPVNSPLPVDSQVAMIYSGTENLMRNVPIEKVKEFQKEYVAFLRSKHPETMAAIKTGKIDDTITGVLKQAAAELASKYN; from the coding sequence ATGGCAGAAATAAATCCGGCAGAAGTATCTGCAATTCTTAAACAACAGTTAGCAAACTTCGATACACAGTCGAATGTGGAAGAAGTAGGAACTGTATTGACCATCGGTGATGGTATCGCTTTAGTATACGGTTTAGAAAATGTTCAGTACGGTGAATTGGTAAAATTCCAAAGCGGTATTGAAGGAATCGTTCTTAATCTTGCAGAAGACAATGTTGGAGTTGCACTTTTGGGCGAGTCTAAATTGGTGAAAGAAGGAGATACGGTAAACAGAACCAAAAGGATTTCTTCTATCAAAGTAGGAGAAGGAATGTTGGGAAGAGTTGTTGATACTCTTGGAAACCCCATCGACGGTAAAGGTCCTATCACCGGCGAATTGTACGAATTGCCGTTGGAGAGAAAAGCGCCGGGAGTAATTTTCCGTCAGCCCGTAACCGAGCCGTTGCAAACAGGTATTGTGGCGATTGATTCCATGATTCCAATCGGAAGAGGACAAAGAGAATTGATCATTGGTGACCGTCAGACTGGTAAAACAGTGGTTGCGATTGATACGATTCTAAATCAGAGAGAATTTTATGATGCAGGCGAGCCTGTATTCTGTATATATGTAGCGATTGGACAAAAAGGGTCCACCGTTGCGCAAATTGTAAAAACATTAACGGATAAAAGAGCAATGGCTTATACCGTAGTGGTAGCAGCAAACGCTTCCGATCCAACGCCAATGCAGGTTTACGCACCAATGGCGGGTGCTGCGATTGGAGAGTTTTTCCGCGACACTGGTCGTCCGGCCTTAATTATTTATGATGATTTATCCAAACAGGCGGTAGCTTACCGTGAACTTTCTTTATTACTAAGAAGACCACCGGGCCGTGAAGCTTATCCTGGAGACGTTTTCTATCTTCACTCCAGATTATTGGAGAGGGCTGCAAAAGTGATCAAAGATGATACAATTGCCGCTCAAATGAACGATTTACCCGAGGTTTTAAGACCGATTGTAAAAGGTGGCGGTTCTTTAACTGCACTTCCAATTATCGAAACTCAGGCGGGTGACGTTTCTGCATATATTCCAACGAATGTAATTTCAATTACGGACGGGCAGATTTTCCTCGAAACGGATTTATTTAACTCTGGAGTTCGCCCGGCGATCAACGTAGGTATTTCGGTATCGCGTGTGGGAGGTAACGCTCAGATCAAAGCAATGAAAAAAGTTTCAGGTACTTTGAAACTTGATCAGGCGCAATACAAAGAACTGGAAGCGTTTGCAAAATTCGGTTCCGATCTTGATGCTTCTACACAGGCCGTTATTTCCAAAGGGGAAAGAAACGTGGAGATTCTGAAGCAACCTGTAAATTCACCACTTCCGGTAGATTCTCAGGTGGCGATGATTTACTCCGGAACTGAAAACCTGATGAGAAATGTACCTATCGAGAAGGTAAAAGAATTTCAGAAGGAATATGTAGCGTTCTTAAGATCGAAACATCCTGAAACAATGGCAGCCATTAAAACAGGAAAGATTGATGATACAATTACAGGAGTTCTGAAACAGGCAGCTGCAGAATTAGCTTCCAAATACAACTAA
- a CDS encoding M12 family metallo-peptidase: MKRIFQLCFTLVFFALGFSQSLKPIAEKVKQSHSANKTFVKYNLFTVDTSEQKRHAYDAAAEGVTVMKLNQTEIQRITAERPDALEMSFPFDGKTITLELVKNNFFTHDFKVNTDKGYANYAPGVYYHGIVKGDNESIVAISFFNDDVVGVTSIQNVGNIVVGKAKKTGDFLAYNDHKMKGANPFSCSADELVENQKMTGPSYDPKTMTAKKTDNCVRIYYEAGFGPYTQNGSNVATTTNWVTAMHNNISTLYSNDGITVALSEVFVWTSVDPFTGSPSEILNKFRTTRTSFNGDVAQLLRNPATTSIAWVNALCSTYKYSYSGVNFTFNEVPTYSWNIEAMTHEIGHNLGSPHTHACRWNGNDTAIDGCGPASGNNEGCNAPLPTDGGTIMSYCHLVPSVGINFTKGFGPQPGALIRATVNSKGCLGQDCISSCALSVTGLTLSNITKTSLTATIVDVVGTNWKYKLSTMDGTVITSGVTNNKTLNFTDLVPGTYYKIAVGTDCSGPQAFAFEQLALTDADWCTGVLFTDPGGPDANYGDNQSVIKTFYPANAGDKLNLVFTEFATEEAYDFMNIYDGPNIASPRFPGGTQLSGNTIPGPFLSTNASGAITVRFSSDPAANEAGWKATFECVTLATGETSVGTDVNVSKTSAKGVFVITSKDKILSYSVFDASGKRVKTFNKGNAPEERFDLNNYPAGTYVVSITTSKETVNKKIIK; encoded by the coding sequence ATGAAAAGAATTTTCCAATTGTGTTTCACTTTGGTATTTTTTGCTCTGGGATTTTCGCAGAGTTTAAAACCCATTGCTGAAAAAGTTAAACAGTCCCATTCCGCCAACAAAACGTTTGTGAAGTACAACCTTTTCACTGTTGACACTTCCGAGCAAAAACGACACGCCTACGATGCCGCCGCGGAAGGAGTTACCGTTATGAAATTGAATCAGACTGAAATTCAGCGCATCACTGCTGAACGACCTGACGCCCTGGAAATGAGTTTTCCTTTCGATGGAAAAACCATCACTTTAGAATTGGTGAAAAATAATTTTTTCACACACGACTTTAAAGTAAATACCGATAAAGGTTACGCAAATTATGCTCCCGGTGTTTATTATCACGGAATTGTAAAAGGAGATAACGAGTCGATTGTTGCGATCAGCTTCTTTAATGATGATGTAGTGGGCGTTACCTCCATTCAGAATGTCGGAAATATCGTGGTAGGAAAAGCGAAAAAAACCGGCGATTTTTTAGCCTACAACGACCATAAAATGAAGGGAGCTAATCCCTTTTCATGTAGTGCCGATGAACTTGTGGAAAATCAGAAAATGACCGGGCCATCTTACGATCCAAAAACAATGACGGCAAAGAAAACCGATAACTGTGTGCGAATTTATTACGAAGCCGGCTTCGGACCTTATACGCAAAACGGTTCTAATGTAGCTACCACTACAAACTGGGTTACGGCTATGCATAACAATATTTCTACGTTGTATTCGAACGACGGAATTACCGTTGCCTTAAGCGAAGTTTTTGTTTGGACTTCTGTAGATCCGTTTACAGGATCGCCTTCGGAAATCCTGAACAAATTCAGAACGACGCGAACTTCATTCAATGGAGATGTTGCGCAGCTGCTACGTAATCCGGCAACAACCAGTATTGCATGGGTGAATGCTCTTTGTTCTACCTACAAATATTCTTATTCCGGGGTGAATTTTACTTTTAATGAAGTGCCAACATATTCCTGGAATATTGAAGCCATGACGCACGAGATTGGGCACAATTTAGGTTCTCCACATACGCATGCGTGCAGATGGAACGGAAATGATACCGCGATCGACGGCTGCGGACCCGCATCGGGAAATAACGAAGGTTGTAATGCGCCACTTCCGACAGATGGCGGAACCATTATGAGCTATTGCCACCTTGTTCCGAGTGTTGGAATTAATTTCACCAAAGGTTTTGGGCCTCAACCCGGCGCTTTAATCAGAGCGACTGTAAATTCAAAAGGATGTTTAGGACAGGATTGTATTTCTTCCTGTGCACTGTCTGTTACCGGATTAACGCTTTCGAATATTACAAAAACTTCGTTAACTGCAACAATTGTTGATGTGGTAGGAACCAACTGGAAATACAAACTTTCTACAATGGATGGTACCGTAATTACATCCGGAGTTACCAATAACAAAACGCTGAATTTTACCGATCTTGTTCCGGGAACGTACTACAAAATTGCTGTTGGAACCGACTGTTCGGGACCTCAGGCGTTTGCGTTTGAGCAGCTTGCATTAACAGATGCCGATTGGTGTACCGGTGTTCTCTTTACGGATCCGGGCGGTCCCGATGCGAACTATGGCGATAACCAGTCAGTCATCAAAACATTTTATCCGGCAAATGCTGGCGATAAGTTAAATCTCGTCTTTACCGAATTTGCTACGGAAGAGGCCTACGATTTCATGAATATTTACGACGGACCCAATATTGCCTCGCCAAGATTCCCGGGTGGAACGCAGCTAAGCGGGAATACCATTCCCGGTCCTTTCCTTTCTACGAATGCAAGCGGCGCAATTACCGTAAGATTCAGTTCAGATCCGGCTGCTAACGAAGCAGGTTGGAAAGCGACTTTCGAATGCGTTACTTTGGCCACAGGAGAAACTTCGGTTGGGACAGATGTTAACGTGTCGAAAACTTCTGCAAAAGGAGTCTTTGTCATCACGTCGAAAGACAAAATTCTCTCTTACAGTGTATTTGATGCGTCGGGAAAAAGAGTTAAGACTTTTAATAAGGGGAACGCGCCCGAGGAAAGATTCGATCTCAATAATTATCCGGCGGGAACTTATGTAGTGAGTATAACTACATCCAAAGAAACCGTAAACAAGAAAATTATCAAATAA
- a CDS encoding S-adenosyl-l-methionine hydroxide adenosyltransferase family protein, translating into MAVITFTSDYGLVDHRVASVKGKILSLNEDVKIVDISHQIQAYNLLQTAYIVRNSYSFFPPGTVHIISVDSFYTKERKCILYETDGHYFIAADNGVLSLIFYDIKPEAVYEITLNNRFDDEVHFTSTDIFAPVAVHLHNGGLPEVIGRKFKTPKQLSFPRAVYNESEKMIIGEIMYIDNFGNVVSNISKRFFEKNNIALENFIIKFRNLALSKIYNQYTEFVHDWTKEHEYHGKSAAIFNDAGLLELTIYKGNEYNGAKTLFGLRVGENIYIEFN; encoded by the coding sequence ATGGCAGTTATTACATTTACATCAGATTACGGGTTGGTTGACCACAGAGTCGCCTCTGTGAAAGGTAAAATACTGAGTTTAAATGAAGATGTAAAAATTGTTGATATTTCGCATCAAATTCAGGCCTATAATCTACTGCAAACCGCCTATATCGTCAGGAACTCTTATTCTTTTTTTCCGCCAGGTACCGTTCATATTATTTCCGTGGACAGTTTTTATACAAAAGAGCGAAAATGCATTCTTTACGAAACGGACGGTCATTATTTTATCGCTGCGGATAATGGCGTTCTGAGTTTAATTTTTTACGACATTAAGCCCGAAGCGGTGTACGAAATCACCCTTAACAATAGATTTGACGATGAAGTCCATTTTACGTCGACCGATATTTTTGCGCCTGTCGCAGTGCATCTGCACAACGGTGGATTACCGGAAGTTATTGGCAGAAAGTTTAAAACGCCGAAACAACTTTCTTTTCCGCGCGCGGTTTATAATGAAAGCGAAAAAATGATCATCGGTGAGATCATGTACATCGATAATTTTGGCAATGTAGTATCCAACATCAGCAAGCGGTTTTTTGAAAAAAACAATATTGCGCTGGAAAATTTCATCATTAAATTCCGAAACTTAGCACTTTCTAAAATTTATAACCAGTATACGGAGTTTGTGCACGACTGGACCAAGGAACACGAATATCATGGCAAGTCAGCCGCAATATTTAACGATGCGGGGCTTTTGGAACTTACTATTTACAAAGGTAACGAATACAACGGGGCGAAAACTTTATTCGGTTTGCGCGTGGGCGAAAATATTTATATAGAATTCAATTAA
- a CDS encoding porin family protein: protein MKKLLLVGAVALFGVLQAQKTNFGANAGMLTGFAKVKTPMGDDSESNTGFYAGFFAEITAGNMVKIQPAVNYANIDGGSALQIPIMVKYYVDPKFNLQAGPQFTFDLDDNPFPDYYNSLNFGLALGTAYEFTQKLFVEARYSFQLNNHLKDAPSGYSVKANYLNLGLGYKF from the coding sequence ATGAAAAAATTATTACTGGTTGGTGCTGTTGCGCTGTTCGGAGTTTTACAAGCTCAAAAAACCAATTTTGGTGCAAACGCCGGAATGCTTACAGGATTTGCAAAGGTGAAGACTCCAATGGGAGACGATAGTGAGTCCAACACAGGTTTCTATGCTGGTTTTTTTGCAGAAATCACTGCGGGAAATATGGTGAAAATTCAACCTGCCGTTAATTACGCCAACATTGATGGGGGAAGTGCCTTACAAATTCCCATTATGGTGAAGTATTATGTTGATCCGAAATTTAATCTGCAGGCAGGTCCGCAATTTACTTTTGATTTAGACGACAATCCTTTTCCAGATTATTACAATTCTTTAAATTTTGGTTTGGCACTGGGAACGGCCTACGAATTCACGCAGAAACTATTTGTGGAAGCCCGCTATTCTTTTCAGTTGAACAATCATTTAAAGGATGCTCCAAGCGGTTATTCTGTTAAAGCAAACTATTTGAATCTAGGTTTAGGATACAAATTCTAA
- the atpF gene encoding F0F1 ATP synthase subunit B: MGLLENFSSGLFLIQTVIFLILLLVLRKFAWKPIMDAVNEREVTIVDSLNQAKLAKQEVLNLKAENEVIIREAKVERDNILKEAREIKDRIVGEAKELAQTEGDKMIEQARQSIQAEKSAAMSDIKNQISTLSVNIAETILNQKLDNDGAQNALVENMLNKSNLN, from the coding sequence ATGGGATTATTAGAAAATTTTTCATCAGGTTTATTCCTCATCCAGACCGTTATCTTTTTGATCTTACTTTTGGTTTTAAGAAAGTTTGCCTGGAAGCCGATTATGGATGCTGTTAACGAAAGAGAAGTGACCATCGTAGATTCTTTGAACCAGGCAAAACTTGCGAAGCAGGAAGTTCTTAATTTGAAAGCTGAAAACGAAGTAATCATCCGCGAAGCGAAGGTAGAGCGCGATAACATCTTGAAAGAAGCCAGGGAAATTAAAGACCGAATCGTAGGTGAAGCGAAAGAGTTGGCGCAAACGGAAGGCGATAAAATGATCGAGCAGGCCAGACAGTCCATCCAGGCTGAAAAATCTGCGGCAATGTCGGATATCAAAAACCAAATCAGTACTTTGTCTGTTAACATCGCAGAAACAATTTTGAACCAAAAATTGGATAACGATGGGGCGCAAAATGCGTTGGTGGAAAATATGCTTAACAAATCTAACCTGAACTAA
- the ffh gene encoding signal recognition particle protein, producing MFNSLQDKLDKALHNISGRGKISEINVAETVKEIRRALVDADVNYKVAKDLTKRVQEKSLGQNVLTSLSPGQLMTKIVHDELVDLMGGTQEGIDLSGKPSVILIAGLQGSGKTTFSGKLANFLKQKKSKKPLLVACDVYRPAAIEQLKILGQQVGIPVYTEEGAVNPSSIAENAVKFAKENGHDVVIVDTAGRLAIDEQMMNEIKSVHYFIKPNETLFVVDSMTGQDAVNTAKAFNDALNFDGVVLTKLDGDTRGGAALTIRSVVEKPIKFISTGEKMEALDVFYPERMADRILGMGDVVSLVERAQEQFDEEEAKKLHKKIAKNEFGFDDFLKQINQIKKMGNMKDLMGMIPGVGKAIKDVDIQDDAFKHIEAMIHSMTPEERRRPSIINTQRKNRIAKGAGRKIEDLNQLMKQFEQMGKMMKMMQGPQGKQMMEMMSKGMPKMPGAGGNLFGK from the coding sequence ATGTTCAACAGTTTACAGGATAAATTAGATAAAGCGCTTCACAATATTTCAGGGCGCGGTAAAATCTCAGAAATTAATGTTGCAGAAACGGTGAAGGAAATTCGCCGCGCACTTGTTGATGCCGATGTAAATTATAAAGTTGCAAAAGACCTCACGAAAAGAGTTCAGGAGAAATCTTTAGGGCAAAACGTGCTCACAAGTTTAAGTCCGGGACAGTTGATGACGAAAATCGTTCACGACGAACTAGTGGATTTAATGGGTGGCACGCAGGAAGGAATAGATCTTTCGGGCAAACCCAGCGTTATTTTAATTGCGGGACTGCAAGGTTCCGGTAAAACAACGTTTTCAGGAAAACTGGCGAATTTTTTAAAGCAAAAGAAAAGTAAAAAACCTCTTTTGGTAGCGTGCGACGTTTACCGTCCCGCCGCCATCGAGCAGTTGAAAATTTTGGGACAGCAGGTTGGCATTCCGGTTTACACGGAAGAAGGCGCAGTTAATCCCTCTTCGATTGCGGAAAATGCCGTGAAATTCGCAAAAGAAAACGGCCACGATGTGGTGATTGTAGATACTGCAGGACGTTTGGCCATCGATGAGCAGATGATGAACGAGATTAAATCGGTTCATTATTTCATCAAACCGAATGAAACGCTGTTCGTTGTGGATTCCATGACGGGACAGGATGCGGTGAATACGGCAAAAGCCTTTAACGATGCATTGAATTTTGATGGTGTTGTTTTAACTAAATTAGATGGTGATACGCGCGGTGGAGCGGCTTTAACGATCCGTTCCGTTGTGGAAAAACCCATCAAGTTTATTTCGACCGGAGAAAAAATGGAAGCTCTGGATGTCTTTTATCCCGAAAGGATGGCGGACCGGATTCTGGGAATGGGAGATGTTGTTTCCTTAGTTGAGAGAGCACAGGAACAGTTTGATGAGGAGGAAGCCAAAAAGCTTCATAAAAAAATTGCCAAAAACGAATTTGGTTTTGATGATTTCTTAAAACAGATCAATCAAATCAAAAAAATGGGTAATATGAAGGATTTGATGGGCATGATTCCGGGTGTTGGGAAAGCCATTAAAGATGTGGATATCCAGGACGATGCTTTTAAACATATCGAAGCCATGATCCACTCGATGACGCCGGAAGAAAGAAGACGGCCGTCCATCATCAATACCCAAAGAAAAAACCGAATCGCAAAAGGCGCGGGCAGAAAAATTGAAGATTTAAATCAATTGATGAAGCAGTTTGAACAGATGGGCAAAATGATGAAGATGATGCAGGGTCCACAAGGCAAACAAATGATGGAAATGATGAGCAAAGGAATGCCGAAAATGCCGGGCGCCGGCGGAAACTTATTTGGCAAATAA
- the atpE gene encoding ATP synthase F0 subunit C, with translation MQEMPKIIGAGLVVIGTGIGIGKIGAAALEGMARQPEQAGKLQTAMLIAAALVEGVAFAALFAVN, from the coding sequence ATGCAAGAAATGCCAAAAATCATCGGTGCAGGTTTAGTAGTAATCGGAACAGGTATCGGTATCGGGAAAATCGGTGCTGCTGCTTTGGAAGGTATGGCTAGACAACCAGAACAGGCTGGTAAACTTCAAACAGCGATGTTGATCGCTGCAGCTCTTGTAGAAGGAGTTGCTTTTGCTGCATTATTTGCGGTAAACTAA
- a CDS encoding AtpZ/AtpI family protein produces MTDENSSDPEFSKEDEKKYARNGLRQYGVYSAIVFQMLATMGLGFWGGNKLNEYFDLPNKLLTVGVGFLAMGLAFYNLLNQLKNVQKNENKK; encoded by the coding sequence ATGACCGACGAAAATTCTTCCGATCCGGAATTCTCCAAAGAGGATGAAAAGAAATATGCCAGAAATGGGCTTCGGCAGTATGGCGTTTATTCTGCCATCGTTTTTCAAATGCTGGCGACGATGGGACTTGGCTTTTGGGGCGGAAATAAGCTGAACGAATATTTCGATCTTCCGAACAAACTGTTGACCGTTGGCGTTGGATTTTTGGCGATGGGACTGGCTTTTTACAATTTATTAAATCAACTTAAAAACGTTCAGAAGAATGAAAATAAAAAATAA
- the atpH gene encoding ATP synthase F1 subunit delta codes for MLTSKVAKRYAQGLLNFTQESGSTASVFSEMKDIVQTISKSKELQNFFSSPIIDVKKKISIALEIFKSFSPVSQNMVTMVIKHGRESQMQNIAQEFVNKVEDMNGVQRITLTAATTLSTENIQNILKSSALVNHENKFDVKTIINPNILGGYILRVGDQQIDASVKSKLTQLQKEFQLN; via the coding sequence ATGCTTACAAGTAAAGTAGCAAAAAGATACGCGCAAGGTCTGCTTAATTTCACGCAGGAATCCGGAAGCACGGCTTCTGTATTTAGTGAAATGAAGGACATTGTGCAAACCATCAGCAAATCCAAAGAACTGCAGAATTTTTTCAGTTCGCCGATTATTGATGTAAAGAAAAAAATTAGTATTGCTTTAGAAATTTTCAAAAGTTTTTCTCCGGTTTCCCAAAATATGGTAACCATGGTTATTAAACACGGAAGAGAAAGCCAGATGCAGAACATTGCACAGGAATTTGTGAATAAAGTGGAGGACATGAACGGAGTGCAGAGAATTACTTTGACTGCTGCGACTACACTTTCAACAGAAAATATTCAGAATATTTTAAAATCTTCAGCATTGGTTAATCACGAAAATAAATTTGACGTGAAAACAATTATCAACCCCAATATTTTAGGAGGTTACATTTTGAGAGTGGGCGATCAACAGATTGATGCTTCGGTAAAATCTAAACTCACGCAGCTTCAGAAAGAATTTCAATTAAATTAA